Within Calliopsis andreniformis isolate RMS-2024a chromosome 4, iyCalAndr_principal, whole genome shotgun sequence, the genomic segment GCTTTGTTTAACCTTCTATAGTCACCACATGTACGCCAATCTCCCGTCTTCTTCTTAACCATGTGCAGTGGACTCGCCCAAGAACTGGAAGAGGGAACGCAGATGCCTTCTTTCATCATCTTTTCAAATTCCTTCTTCGCGATTTGTAACTTCTCTGGTGTGAGTCTGCGAGCTGGTTCATAAATTGGAGGTCCAGTAGTAAGAATGTGATGTGTAACATGATGTTTACATCCACGTTTTCCTAAAGGTTTCGTAATGTCAATAAATTCTTTCAGGAGAGATGAAAATTTTCCGGCTTCGTTAACTGTCGATAAGGTAACGTAAGATTTGGATGTGGTGTAAGCTGGGGAACTTAAAAATGTGATCCCATCCAGTAACCTTTTCCGTTTCAAATCAACAAGAAGATTATAATGTTTTAGGAAATCAGCTCCTAAAATAGCCTTGGAAGTATCTGCGATTATGAATTCCCATGTGAATTCTCGGTGTAGACCGAAATCGATGGATAGAAGTTTATGACCGAAGGTATTTATGACTGTACCATTTGCGGCATATAATTTTAAGTCGTCTTGTTTACGCGTTCCTTTAAAACCCTTTACTAGAATTACAGAAATATCAGCTCCGGTATCAACTAGAAAACGTGTTTTCGTTTTCCTATCTACAATAATGAGGCGATTCTTTGAATAGTCATCCGGAACTGCCTCTGATACCGATGACTTTACTAGTTTTCCGTATGCGTCGATGCTGCCTGATTTGGAGCTTGTCTCCAAGAACAAGGTGGGGTGCATTTCCTTGCTTTTTCGGCGAAATTTTGGTGATAAAAACAGTATTTACTATTTCGGGAATTAGATCTAGCTCTGTGTCTAAATCGATATTGTTTCTGTTTTGAACGACGTGTGTAAATATTTTCCGCTAATGCTTCTATCATTGTTTTGAGCTCTTTGTAACGGACATCGGATAACGAAGGTGTGCCCGTATTTGTCGAAGAAGAAATTGCCGAGATATGTGATTTTGACATTTCATATATCTTATCCGCTTGTAAGGCTAGTTTCTGCAAGTCAGAAACTTCACTGATGGCTAATATACTTCGAATATTGTCTGGTAATCTTTCTAAGAATAACGAACGTAGTATTGAATCGTTACATTGGCCGTTTGataaatttcttaatttttgtaGGAAATTAGAGGGTTTTTCCTCAGAAATTTCTAAACCATGCATTAATTTTCGTAATTTGGATTCATTGGTC encodes:
- the LOC143178244 gene encoding uncharacterized protein LOC143178244, with the translated sequence MPLDRSPLRQPEFSPSNSRTEDPTQDQAQNDPGTQESGQQQNSGAINATSSVRLPPFWKENPGLWFAQVEAALSIARISSDDSKYRYVVVHLDQNILPMVSDILIDPPQQNKYQTIKSRIINAFEETNESKLRKLMHGLEISEEKPSNFLQKLRNLSNGQCNDSILRSLFLERLPDNIRSILAISEVSDLQKLALQADKIYEMSKSHISAISSSTNTGTPSLSDVRYKELKTMIEALAENIYTRRSKQKQYRFRHRARSNSRNSKYCFYHQNFAEKARKCTPPCSWRQAPNQAASTHTEN